The DNA window atagatgtaaaacaaatatgccagcagtttatctcagttaacaagaggagcaggcatgtgtttggctccttcacatggacattgagttgttgtgtgggacaccagtagtccatgtcttttgctgtaacagtagttcatgttgagaataaaacatcccagctcactgatttGATTGGGGCAATATtgtgcctaaaatgttgcatcGTTTTGCCGAGAGATCTTTTGTGGTAATCGTAGCTAAGtggttttatggacaaaaaccaccaggttattcagtgttcccttagtgctaatgtgttagagatgttggtgtactataactgaagtaatgttgttaagtccttaaagtcatattcttttattgtcatgactgtatttgaagctatttttatgtttgtatgatacctgattgatatggaatatggctgaagtaaactaaagcctaaaatacttagtcagtcatttgtttaatagtaatttaacattatataattcacatataaaactatgaactgtaattttaaatgatttaaaagcatgaagaatagcatatgtaggcaagtatatttctcctttttttttcttttttttttatctttatcaAGAAgcgacaaaaaggaaaaaagaaacagggcagAGTTCAGTGGTTGAATCATCTGTCCCCactgttacaggaaaaatgattctatgtttctttaccttcttttaaatgtacaaagatgccttttgtctgccctttgcctatggttagattagtttagaattatctttttagactttctcagcaaagacatactgttttgggacatattgttttagattgttttatctctcacagccttctcccagctctctgctgacgagactagcgccacatatggagttgtttattttatttgttttgtattttcttatcctgttctcactgtctttcctataaaaattaccaagccactgtgcatggtgtgagttgtccttagcagctcacccgtgtacacgtttgataaagaaagtaactttgtctcattgtgtctttatttctcctgggtcttttacagagttttcccccaacatttcTTGGTCCTTCGACAGCCGGATCACCTCCATCGTGTCCCATCTCCGTGACCAGTCCACGTTGTTCGCCTGTCGACAGCCCACACACCAGGTGTGTGGAAAAAGACCAAGAGCGTTAAATTCGGGTCTTGGCCAACGTCTTAGAAAGCGACCCACGGTGGTGGGACCCGATCGAGGTGGACCAGACCCGGCGACACCGACCAGgtagatacagacacactgacacaatcttGCGTAAAAGCGCATTttgaattcagggaatttaaaatagcggaagtagctcgtcgactggtagctctgggagctcgtcgactggtagcGTAGCTCGTCGACTGGAAGCTTTGGaagctcgtcgactggtagctttggagctctgggtagctcccccagctgggtctagactgggtctagggaGTAAGTAGCTCTGGGAGCTCCCCTTATTATAAGGGTTCCGGTCGCGCGCGTCGaagctgtgaatgtgaatgtgtgtgtgtgtgtgtattgttttaattaacggagcaagctgaattttcacggtccaataagagactgagctgctcctactgtgtttttcttttactgctattcactgacgtgctggtgagttgagagaacggtcgagttccgtctcgtaaagttcacaccgcttttggaaatagtccgaaagtagaagggcgtgtgagcaaccactctcgtctctaataccagcgaaggtgatagcagctgtattgtgtatatattacttaaacaaaaataagtacatacataaataagatgggtaatcaagcaagtgaaattaaaactcactcctgctgacgagcagtggtgagaaaagaaaagtccagacgccggacaaaaacagtgtctgtaaactgagagatttaagaaaacaaaatataaacagtcagaAGAACAGAACTCAACTGCCAGTTTAGTAAAACCAGAAGACGAGACACTGTGCAGTTCCCACAATCCTTTTAGTAAACCATCACTCACTCCTGCAGCCGCATCTGCAGCACCACCCATATCAGGAAGAACTTAATAATCCCTTATTAAGTGAAAACTAGAGATCAAAGTAGTTTGAAGTAGTTTAAAAGGGTTGAAAACAGACCCCACtgagtagatataaatataaaaagtacgaaataaagatgaacaaagggaaaattacagtagaaattatctttagagtatttgaaattaataatagcaaggataacaacctgtaaagtgatattaacaatgaaacacagttggcATGATGACCATGCCCAGCATGtctaaaatgaatataaagcaaataattcacacgaaaatattttaataaggtatattaaggctgtgtcattgttcagccaaggacagtgtgtgaaaaggtaactgtctccaccctgggaaaaggatgattctgcaggtcatctgaagcccttgatggatacaaaataaaatataaataatatattataatagaactgcctggtccgccatgcaacagagagaacaaatgtgaccgcagattggatgaattctaaattatctgtttgccgaataagatgatcctaactaaCAAATTGGCTCAGGAGTAGTATAGTGGTACACactgataaaatattataatatgctattgctgttatataagacaaagggtctaatattaacaatgacataatattaatatgaagaggcaccttagtcggttatgatgtgaggtggataattgttaagcagtagtctgcatcaagcttaaggtttgctaaaactcagtgtaatgacatgtgagatgaagacaatacagagaataactaaactaatgaagtgcatagaggcacttgaccagcttgaaaCCTATCATTCTAGAATGACACATTGCTGAGATAGAGCACACCTATAATAACAACCAATAAGCAAAACCCTGTagacaacagctaaaactacaggattgagaagctgaattaaatatgtagacactgctaagctgatgagcatgttacacattttcttttctttttatttatttgtttcttttagagcagaagctgctgtaacacacccaaagaaagactctaggtctgaccaaccgtctCAGTCCTGGGCAAAAAGATgtcagtcaataaaattctaaaagataatttGTTGACAAAAGATATatcaagagataaaagataaaacagtccagtgtcccacttatgaattgtataaaaacacacagtcccaaggccagagccagctatgccacacAGCCAAGTTGCACTCCACATGTTGCCTTTAACAGGGTTAGAAGTTGTCCTtggagacccaccaccctgcaagCATATAGTCAGTGGTCACTCAAGCCTCTGCAACCCTGCTGCCTTTAGGCTGTGGCATATAATAGGCCCTggactgcacagagagacaaaacgacacACCTAATATAAAATTCATAGGGCAAAACCCGTCCATCCCAAACATATCTGATTTCATCGCATTacatacctgcacagagagacaaaacaacacagcagtgtttgtagtgtgggcTATAAGAAGACCGgtgtatcagtgcaatcaagtacacctgcctctaattagtccaaccccattccagccattggctcaccaaaaatgtgacacacacaaaaccactcccaacccagtgcaacttcacacaataatatggagctgaattaacacaggcacattagtctaccatgttacaagctgcatgctattaaaagccaacatatgcagacttctgccttgttcgggtggcagcatttttctttttcttttgtgtcctgacacgtttatgttttttgtttttgtttgattattttgttggttttggaaacgaATTTAAACGAACTTGTGACCATACTTGAGAATCACAGTGACACATAGTGATTAGGCATATAATTGAAAAATGCCTAGGTTTAGAGCTGTGAGCTATGAGCTGTGAGCAAtgcaaagttaaatatatatatttgtataaatgggaaacaaccctaacttgaaagtttgaaatgtgtgagaTCCATGCATTGTTTGAAGAACTAGAAATTATCTAAAACTgccttaagtgaaaatgtagagttgcatctattctcccaaacaaaaaaaaaacaaaaaacaaaaaaagggagaagcattctgtaacttaaaaataaggctgactgttgacaacagactaaaacactaattcgcaggtggctatcaggaacagagaggcgagcaaagtcacaaacaccaaggccgcagacagccacgcagaaacagcagataacaTAGAGACAACGCCTGCTAGAACCGTGGAGAGGAAGGTCACTTCACACGAGATTGTTGCGCATGTGAAATacacaaagataaacaaataacCATTTATATAGACAGccagtatgttttctctgctgtgcatcattttgcaaaaaaatctggaaaaccAGAGGAATGATTACACCAACTGGCAAACCAGCATGCCAACCTCTTACAACGCCTACTGACTCTTTCATTACTACAGGCAACAattttgctgacagagcagcaaaatAGGCGGCACAACAGgcaaacatcacattgatggcagtaaacacacatcagattccactggatgtgttgaaaaatgaacaaaaagcagcaagcacagcagagcaggcaaaatggctaaaacacggtgcagttctgacaaacgatttaatgatgtgttatggcaagccagtgttgccaaaatCGCTCCACAAAATGGCGGCATTAGTGACTCATGGCTGTACGCATTTGTCATCGGGGGGAATGACCTGTATTGTCAACACTCATTTTTacactgtaaattttgaaacttcagcaaaacaatttgtcagaacgtgcatgacgtgtcaaaaatataatgctCAGGGTAACCTGCGACCACAAAGAGGCCGTTTTCCAACTCCGCCTCATCCTTTTCACACAATTCATATGGATTTTATTGAACTAAGCGAATGTCAAGGGTCAAAATACGCCCTAGTGGTTATAGACGTGTTCTCAAAGTGGCCGGAAATCTATCCAGTGAAAAAGGCAGATGCAATTTCAGTAGCAAAGTGCCTGTGCAATCACTTCATACCCACATATGGCATCCCAGCTTTGATACGGTCAGACAACGGCactcattttgtaaatgatgtcATCACTAAGGTCTCTGAAGCACTCGGTTTCAGCATAAAACACCACTGTGCTTATCACCCTCAGAGCGCAGGCCTTGTAGAGAGAACTAACGGCACTATAAAACAAAGGCTCAGGAAATGCATGGCAGAAACAGGAAGGCCGTGGCCTGAATGTTTGGGTTTAGTGAAAATGTGGATGCGCTTAACACAAGGCTCCCATAAACTAACTCCATTTGAAATCATTCATGGCAGGCCGTTTCCACTGCCTATTACCAGTCAACCAATAGACAAAGCAATCAGAGAAAACACATTAGCAGAGTGGATGTCTAAGCTGTTAGAAAACAAAGAGATCGTTGTACATAATCAACAACCTGATGATGTTTCTCCAGTGTCTTGCAGGCTAAAGCCCGGTGACTGGGTTCTGATCAAGGtgctccaaaggaaaaactggagcacaCCCAGGTGGGAGGGGCCATACCAAGTCCTCCTCACTACGCCCACCGCTTGCAAAATTGCGGAACGACCATCCTGGATCCATCAGAGTCACTGCAGGCGAGTAAGTGAAGCCATCTAAACTCAGTCGACACAGGCTCGCCCAATTGTTGTGATCTCGCCCGGTGGAGGGAACAGCCTTTCTGGCCGGGGGGTCTACTCACGACAGGAGGGTGTGTCCTGTTGTCATGAGGTGGTGGCTCCTAATAACTGCAGCGGCCCTGACCCTGGCCGGGCTCCTCACCTTTGCTTCCATGAGGGACAACAAGTCACGCTACATGGagaaaaggcagacactgtATGACAAAGGAAAGTACACCAAGTTTCCCCATGGCTACGCCACTAACTtctggtggcagtttatgaacactACAGCTCACTTGAATAACAAAACTGACTGCTATGCATGTACCCATATGCCCCTATCCTCGCAGACGTCTGGCCTGTGGCCGTACAGCATACCTGAAGATCGCAGTTGGTGTCTGTTGGGCCTGGCAACACATCCAGGCTACGGTACTCTTTGGTCCAAAGCCAACTACAGCATCCCAGCAAAAGCAACCTGGAGGTCATCATCACCCACAAATGTGAACTGTTCCGGACAGACCTACCTACTGACCTGGCCCCAAGTCTCAGACCCACTGCCTGATGTAATTCTACTGAACAAACTGAACGCATCACAACTGCCAGTATGTGTGATGAACAATGGCTCGCGGGCAGTGGGGGAGCTGCCTACTCACCTATGTAAGTACATATACACTTTCTGCCCACCAAGGAACGAGAGGAAGTGTATGGCCTGTTCAATCAACGCCACCTGTGCCAGTAACACGACGCTGATGGGCCTAAACTGTCGCTCCGACTACAGCTACCGAATGCCactacaaacaaagactcaGTACCAGACAGGATGTGCACGGACGGCACCCAGCAGCAGAGGAACCAGAGTTTTGGCTGACTGGTACTTCCTATGTGGCAACAAGGCTTATCTGTCACTCCCTGAAGGTTGGGGAGGTCTGTGCGCCCTGGTGGAATTATCAGATCACGTTTTCTTCATGCAAAGTGTTGCACATCACCCAAGCAGCCGGCAGAGACGCGAAGTGGACATCGCCTCCCCCAATTCTTTCGGCATTACCGTGGACACTGGAGTGCCGGGAGAGTTTCGCATCTGGGGAGGAGGAGTGA is part of the Maylandia zebra isolate NMK-2024a linkage group LG3, Mzebra_GT3a, whole genome shotgun sequence genome and encodes:
- the LOC143415645 gene encoding uncharacterized protein LOC143415645, giving the protein MRWWLLITAAALTLAGLLTFASMRDNKSRYMEKRQTLYDKGKYTKFPHGYATNFWWQFMNTTAHLNNKTDCYACTHMPLSSQTSGLWPYSIPEDRSWCLLGLATHPGYGTLWSKANYSIPAKATWRSSSPTNVNCSGQTYLLTWPQVSDPLPDVILLNKLNASQLPVCVMNNGSRAVGELPTHLCKYIYTFCPPRNERKCMACSINATCASNTTLMGLNCRSDYSYRMPLQTKTQYQTGCARTAPSSRGTRVLADWYFLCGNKAYLSLPEGWGGLCALVELSDHVFFMQSVAHHPSSRQRREVDIASPNSFGITVDTGVPGEFRIWGGGVKFLQSLIPGIGVAEVRDHVEINRYALLRHINLTKTLGTALAGEQQAIRTMVLQNRLTLDLLTASQGGVCKLIGETCCTFIPDGYETGGDIYEALQNLTALQKYVTDHTPGAATAQGWLDWLFSGSWLAAVAKPFFLLGLIMIALLILVLCVLPCLRLMISKMITTTMTAYIAVPEEEQHPVAILLEENLY